In a genomic window of Bradyrhizobium sp. LLZ17:
- a CDS encoding L,D-transpeptidase has translation MRSFFIAFTSLMFLSAGTAQAKVDITIDKDNQQMTVAVDGVTRYHWPVSTGIPSRETPNGSFRAFRMEEDHYSKEFDDAPMPHSIFFTKIGHAIHGTDSVGRLGTPASHGCVRLSRQNASTLYALVQEQGVLNTTVTLTGSAQVALARNPRGRANNAVARAQQPADEQQYATTGDPVNLTPPAQPARRYMPQDDNYIYPADGSDTGARYPAPRMTSRAYGAQVYQQQPQQSYDQGYGQQGYYYQQQQPRPYYQPRGYYYQN, from the coding sequence ATGCGTTCCTTTTTCATTGCTTTCACCTCCTTGATGTTTTTGAGCGCGGGCACCGCGCAGGCCAAAGTCGACATCACCATCGACAAGGACAATCAGCAGATGACCGTCGCTGTCGACGGCGTCACGCGCTACCACTGGCCGGTGTCGACTGGCATCCCCTCGCGCGAGACGCCGAACGGATCATTCCGCGCCTTCCGCATGGAAGAAGATCACTACTCCAAGGAATTCGACGACGCACCGATGCCGCATTCGATCTTCTTCACCAAGATCGGGCACGCCATCCACGGCACCGACTCGGTCGGCCGTCTGGGTACGCCGGCCTCGCATGGCTGCGTGCGGCTGTCGCGCCAGAATGCCAGCACGCTTTATGCGCTGGTGCAGGAGCAGGGCGTGCTCAATACCACGGTGACGTTGACCGGCTCGGCACAGGTGGCGCTGGCCCGCAACCCGCGCGGGCGCGCCAACAATGCAGTGGCCCGCGCCCAGCAGCCCGCCGACGAGCAGCAATATGCAACGACCGGCGATCCCGTGAATCTGACGCCGCCGGCACAGCCTGCCCGCCGCTACATGCCGCAGGATGACAACTACATCTATCCGGCCGACGGCAGCGACACCGGCGCACGCTACCCGGCGCCGCGCATGACCAGCCGCGCCTACGGCGCGCAGGTCTACCAGCAGCAGCCGCAGCAATCTTACGACCAGGGCTACGGCCAGCAGGGCTATTACTATCAGCAGCAACAGCCCCGGCCGTATTATCAGCCGCGCGGCTATTACTACCAGAACTGA
- a CDS encoding ABC transporter permease, with product MNHRAVLAIYLFEMARTWRTLLQSIVSPVVSTSLYFVVFGAAIGSRISQVEGVSYGTFIVPGLIMLSVLTQSIANASFGIYFPKFVGTIYEILSAPISYFEIVLGYVGAAATKSIILGLIILATAGLFVPLHIQHPIWMLVFLVLTAVTFSLFGFVIGIWADGFEKLQMIPMLVVTPLTFLGGSFYSVDMLPPAWRTVALLNPVVYLISGFRWSFYEIADVSIFVSFGMTLAFLAICLGVIWWIFRTGYRLKN from the coding sequence ATGAACCACCGCGCTGTCCTCGCCATTTACCTGTTCGAAATGGCACGCACCTGGCGCACGCTGCTGCAAAGCATCGTCTCGCCGGTGGTTTCGACCTCGCTCTATTTCGTGGTGTTCGGCGCCGCGATCGGCTCGCGCATCAGCCAGGTCGAAGGCGTCAGCTACGGCACCTTCATCGTGCCGGGCCTGATCATGCTTTCGGTACTGACCCAGAGCATCGCCAATGCCTCGTTCGGCATCTACTTCCCGAAATTCGTCGGCACGATCTACGAGATCCTGTCGGCGCCGATCTCCTATTTCGAGATCGTGCTCGGCTATGTCGGCGCGGCCGCGACCAAGTCGATCATCCTCGGCCTGATCATCCTCGCAACCGCCGGCTTGTTCGTGCCGCTGCACATCCAGCATCCGATCTGGATGCTGGTCTTCCTGGTCCTGACCGCGGTGACCTTCAGCCTGTTCGGCTTCGTCATCGGCATCTGGGCCGACGGCTTCGAGAAGCTCCAGATGATCCCGATGCTGGTGGTGACGCCGCTGACCTTCCTCGGCGGCAGCTTCTATTCCGTCGACATGCTGCCGCCGGCCTGGCGCACCGTGGCGCTGCTCAACCCGGTCGTCTATCTGATTTCGGGCTTCCGCTGGAGCTTTTACGAAATCGCCGACGTCAGCATCTTCGTCAGCTTCGGCATGACGCTGGCGTTCCTCGCGATCTGCCTGGGCGTGATCTGGTGGATTTTCCGGACAGGATACCGGCTGAAGAATTGA
- a CDS encoding ABC transporter ATP-binding protein yields MSSVISVANLSKTYGSGFKALKNVNLEIKHGEIFALLGPNGAGKTTLISIICGIANPSEGKVLVGGENIQTSYRKARSLIGLVPQELHTDAFESVWATVSFSRGLFGKPKNPAHIEKVLKDLSLWDKKDNKIITLSGGMKRRVMIAKALSHEPQILFLDEPTAGVDVELRKGMWEVVRTLQQSGVTIILTTHYIEEAEEMADRIGVINKGELVLVEDKATLMQKLGKKRLTLHLQTRLSALPDSLAQYQLDLCDSGATLVYDYDTKGERTGITSLLSDLRDAGVRFNDLDTTQSSLEDIFVDLVRTS; encoded by the coding sequence ATGTCCTCCGTCATCTCCGTCGCCAATCTGTCGAAAACCTATGGGTCCGGCTTCAAGGCGCTCAAAAACGTCAATCTCGAGATCAAGCACGGCGAGATCTTCGCGCTGCTCGGTCCCAACGGCGCCGGCAAGACCACGCTGATCTCGATTATCTGCGGCATTGCCAATCCGAGCGAAGGCAAGGTTTTGGTCGGCGGCGAGAACATCCAGACCTCCTACCGCAAGGCGCGCTCGCTGATCGGGCTCGTGCCGCAGGAACTGCACACCGACGCCTTCGAAAGCGTGTGGGCGACCGTGAGCTTTTCCCGCGGCCTGTTCGGCAAGCCTAAGAACCCGGCCCATATCGAGAAGGTGCTGAAGGACCTGTCGCTCTGGGACAAGAAGGACAACAAGATCATCACGCTCTCCGGCGGCATGAAGCGCCGCGTGATGATCGCGAAAGCGCTGTCGCACGAGCCGCAGATCCTGTTCCTGGACGAGCCGACCGCCGGTGTCGACGTCGAGCTGCGCAAGGGCATGTGGGAAGTCGTGCGCACGCTGCAGCAATCCGGCGTGACCATCATTCTCACCACGCACTACATCGAGGAAGCCGAGGAGATGGCCGACCGCATCGGCGTCATCAACAAGGGCGAGCTCGTTCTGGTCGAGGACAAGGCGACCTTGATGCAGAAGCTCGGCAAGAAGCGGCTGACGCTGCATTTGCAAACCAGGCTCAGCGCGCTGCCGGACAGCCTCGCCCAGTACCAGCTCGACCTCTGCGACAGCGGCGCGACGCTGGTCTACGACTACGACACCAAGGGCGAGCGCACCGGCATCACCAGCCTGCTCAGCGATCTCCGCGATGCCGGCGTCCGCTTCAATGATCTCGACACGACGCAATCGTCGCTCGAGGACATCTTCGTCGATCTCGTGAGGACGTCATGA
- a CDS encoding LysM peptidoglycan-binding domain-containing protein — protein sequence MIDSRRIVVLAAIALLAFSTGMAAGSPAKTKPAAVAPAAAPPPPAEPLPPPKIYLFRGAMGPIFSTGMDRLSEKLTQAGFSADVYEFTICRWIGNRAIASYKESPAPIVLIGHSMGGLCSVIIAEMAAKENIPISLVITIDPAHATDDVPLNVERFINIFLSDSVLGGGNVVAVPGFRGHYASYDLKENSRVSHINIEKSDDIHRQILEMVTQLPRIPPQTEADAVPLRYLVPGDTLVELWDSGVRLPVRRGDTMESIAAANRVPLWSLAQSNSLPENAPLTPGQSIIVPRHLTPPDTAAAMAVPPPAPSRRK from the coding sequence ATGATTGATTCAAGGCGAATTGTGGTGCTGGCAGCGATTGCGCTGCTCGCCTTCAGCACCGGCATGGCCGCAGGCTCGCCCGCCAAGACCAAGCCCGCCGCGGTCGCGCCTGCCGCCGCGCCGCCTCCGCCGGCCGAGCCGCTGCCACCCCCGAAAATCTACCTGTTTCGCGGCGCCATGGGGCCGATCTTCTCGACCGGCATGGACCGGCTCAGCGAGAAGCTGACGCAGGCCGGTTTTTCGGCTGACGTCTATGAATTCACCATCTGCCGATGGATCGGCAATCGCGCTATCGCGAGCTACAAGGAATCGCCGGCGCCGATCGTGCTGATCGGCCATTCCATGGGCGGGTTGTGCTCGGTAATCATCGCCGAGATGGCAGCCAAGGAGAACATTCCGATCAGCCTCGTCATCACTATCGACCCCGCGCATGCGACCGACGACGTGCCGCTCAATGTCGAGCGCTTCATCAACATCTTCCTTTCCGACAGCGTGCTTGGCGGCGGTAACGTCGTGGCGGTGCCGGGCTTCCGTGGCCATTATGCGAGCTACGACCTCAAGGAGAACTCGCGGGTCAGCCACATCAATATCGAGAAGTCCGACGACATCCATCGCCAGATCCTCGAGATGGTGACGCAGTTGCCGCGCATTCCGCCCCAGACCGAGGCCGATGCCGTACCGCTGCGCTATCTCGTGCCCGGCGATACGCTGGTCGAATTGTGGGATAGCGGCGTGCGGCTGCCGGTGCGCCGCGGCGACACCATGGAGAGCATCGCCGCCGCCAATCGCGTGCCGCTGTGGTCGCTCGCGCAGAGCAACTCGCTGCCGGAGAACGCACCGCTCACCCCCGGCCAGTCGATCATCGTCCCGCGTCATTTGACGCCGCCGGACACCGCCGCCGCGATGGCGGTGCCGCCGCCGGCTCCGTCCAGGCGCAAGTAG
- a CDS encoding aspartate dehydrogenase — MTGQKASNELRVAIAGLGSIGSKIATALDQGIEGLVLSAVAVRDAAKHQPFLKSLRHPPLVLPIEQLGDVADIVVECAPSSQLRAIVEPAVKRGKAAVVVSVGGLLDNFDLVDLARANGGRIMVPTGALIGLDAVNAAAVGTIHSVKMVTRKPMDGLKGAPFIVQNNIDIDHLREPLKLFEGTAREAAKGFPANLNVAVALSLAGVGPDRTQVEIWADPTVTRNVHRIEVEADSARFSMAIENIPSENPKTGLITALSVIALLRKQRATLSVGT; from the coding sequence ATGACCGGTCAGAAAGCTTCGAACGAATTGCGGGTTGCGATCGCCGGATTGGGCTCGATCGGCAGCAAGATCGCGACTGCGCTCGATCAGGGCATCGAGGGGCTGGTGCTTTCGGCCGTCGCGGTGCGCGATGCCGCAAAGCATCAGCCTTTCCTGAAAAGCCTTCGCCATCCGCCGCTGGTTTTGCCGATCGAGCAACTCGGCGACGTCGCCGATATCGTCGTCGAATGCGCGCCGAGCAGCCAACTGCGCGCGATCGTCGAGCCCGCGGTGAAACGCGGCAAGGCCGCAGTCGTCGTCAGCGTCGGCGGACTGCTCGACAATTTTGATCTGGTCGATCTCGCCCGCGCCAATGGCGGCCGCATCATGGTGCCGACCGGCGCGCTGATCGGCCTCGATGCGGTCAACGCCGCCGCGGTCGGCACCATCCATTCGGTGAAGATGGTCACGCGCAAGCCGATGGACGGGCTGAAGGGCGCGCCGTTCATCGTCCAGAACAATATCGACATTGATCATCTGCGCGAGCCGCTCAAGCTGTTCGAGGGCACGGCGCGCGAGGCTGCAAAAGGCTTTCCGGCCAATCTCAATGTCGCGGTGGCGCTGTCGCTCGCCGGCGTCGGGCCCGATCGCACGCAGGTGGAGATCTGGGCCGACCCGACCGTGACGCGCAATGTTCACCGCATCGAGGTCGAGGCGGATTCCGCGCGCTTCTCGATGGCCATCGAGAACATCCCGTCCGAAAATCCCAAGACCGGGTTGATCACGGCGCTGTCGGTGATCGCGCTGCTGCGTAAGCAGCGCGCCACGCTGTCCGTGGGGACGTGA
- a CDS encoding sorbosone dehydrogenase family protein yields the protein MTFSSIFAQFVAFVGGLALQWRKLSGTAPAPAWGEAPAIPEAKPQGALPTLKMPSARGWSEGQKPTAAPGLKVNAFATGLDHPRWIEVLPNGDVLIAEATQIAGTPRSVFHYAMQATMRRAAALGVSANRITLLRDKDGDGVAEMRGAFMENLSQPFGMALVGDTFYVGNTDGVMAFPYVANADRITAPGKRLTNFKPSGHWTRSLLASPDGKKLYAGVGSLTNIAEMGMEVEQGRAAVYELDLEAGTHRIFAGGLRNPVGLAWEPTTNLLWTVVNERDGLGDETPPDYLTSVRDGGFYGWPYCYWGKTVDDRVPQDPAMVAKALTPDYALGGHTASLGLCWMPAGTLPGFPDGMVIGQHGSWNRSTLSGYKVVFIPFENGKPSGPARDILSGFLAPDEKESYGRPVGVAIGPDKSLLMADDVGNVIWRVTGA from the coding sequence ATGACTTTTTCCAGCATCTTTGCGCAATTCGTCGCATTCGTCGGCGGCCTCGCGCTGCAATGGCGAAAGCTGTCGGGGACCGCGCCCGCCCCGGCCTGGGGCGAGGCGCCGGCGATTCCCGAAGCAAAGCCGCAAGGGGCGCTGCCGACCCTGAAGATGCCCAGCGCGCGGGGCTGGAGCGAGGGCCAGAAGCCGACGGCCGCGCCCGGTCTCAAGGTCAATGCGTTCGCCACCGGCCTCGACCACCCGCGCTGGATCGAGGTGCTGCCCAATGGCGACGTTCTGATCGCCGAAGCGACGCAGATCGCAGGCACCCCGCGGAGCGTGTTTCACTACGCGATGCAGGCGACGATGCGCCGGGCCGCGGCGCTCGGCGTCAGCGCCAACCGCATCACGCTGTTGCGCGACAAGGACGGCGACGGCGTCGCCGAAATGCGCGGCGCCTTCATGGAAAACCTGAGCCAGCCGTTCGGCATGGCGCTGGTCGGCGACACCTTTTATGTCGGCAACACCGACGGCGTGATGGCGTTTCCCTATGTCGCGAATGCCGACCGCATCACCGCGCCGGGCAAGCGGCTCACCAATTTCAAGCCGAGCGGACACTGGACCCGGAGCCTGCTGGCAAGTCCCGACGGCAAGAAGCTCTATGCCGGCGTCGGCTCGCTCACCAACATTGCCGAGATGGGCATGGAGGTCGAGCAAGGCCGCGCCGCGGTCTACGAGCTCGATCTCGAGGCCGGCACCCATCGCATCTTCGCCGGCGGTCTGCGCAATCCGGTTGGATTGGCCTGGGAGCCAACCACGAATCTGCTGTGGACCGTCGTCAACGAGCGCGACGGGCTCGGCGACGAGACGCCGCCGGACTATCTCACCTCGGTGCGCGACGGCGGCTTCTACGGCTGGCCCTATTGCTACTGGGGCAAGACGGTCGACGATCGCGTCCCGCAGGATCCGGCGATGGTCGCCAAGGCGCTCACGCCCGATTACGCGCTCGGCGGCCACACCGCTTCGCTCGGCCTGTGCTGGATGCCGGCGGGCACGTTGCCGGGTTTTCCGGACGGCATGGTGATCGGCCAGCATGGCTCATGGAATCGGAGCACGCTGTCCGGCTACAAGGTGGTGTTCATCCCGTTCGAGAACGGAAAACCCTCCGGCCCGGCGCGCGACATCCTGTCGGGCTTCCTGGCGCCGGACGAGAAAGAGTCCTACGGCCGCCCGGTCGGCGTGGCGATCGGCCCGGATAAATCGCTGCTGATGGCCGACGACGTCGGCAACGTGATCTGGCGCGTCACCGGCGCTTGA
- a CDS encoding isoprenylcysteine carboxylmethyltransferase family protein has protein sequence MSFDFSKLLSVAWGGWTTAWPTELLALIWLAFLASWVGASFWQGRTKKQVMTLESQRYSLPILVGGILYTPWVAEILGWKPLWVLGNTGIAFAAILSIAGIAFAWWGRLHLGKFWSNTITHKEDHRVIDTGPYGIVRHPIYTGLIFGMLVTGIAIGMVTTILGAILISLGMWQKGRMEEVFLSKELGEDAYGAYCRRVPMIIPFLSPR, from the coding sequence ATGTCCTTCGATTTCAGCAAACTTCTCTCCGTCGCCTGGGGCGGCTGGACCACGGCCTGGCCGACCGAACTGCTGGCGCTGATCTGGCTCGCCTTTCTCGCCAGCTGGGTGGGCGCCTCGTTCTGGCAGGGCCGGACCAAGAAGCAGGTCATGACGCTGGAGTCGCAGCGCTACAGCCTGCCGATCCTGGTCGGCGGCATCCTGTACACACCGTGGGTTGCGGAGATCCTGGGCTGGAAGCCGCTCTGGGTGCTCGGCAACACCGGGATCGCCTTCGCCGCGATCCTCTCGATCGCCGGCATCGCCTTCGCCTGGTGGGGCCGGCTGCATCTCGGAAAATTCTGGTCCAACACCATCACTCACAAGGAAGACCACCGCGTCATCGACACCGGCCCTTACGGCATCGTGCGTCACCCGATCTACACGGGATTGATCTTCGGCATGCTCGTCACCGGCATCGCGATCGGCATGGTCACGACGATCCTCGGCGCCATCCTGATCTCGCTCGGCATGTGGCAGAAGGGCCGGATGGAAGAGGTGTTCCTGTCAAAGGAGCTCGGCGAGGATGCCTACGGCGCCTATTGCCGCCGAGTGCCGATGATCATTCCGTTCTTGTCGCCGCGCTGA
- a CDS encoding NAD-dependent epimerase/dehydratase family protein: protein MTLVLVTGGSGFIGQHLVEALRARGQRVRVLDVRPPAAASADVEYAQGSVLDSGAVDAAVAGVDQVYHLAGLPGMWVADKQAFHDVNYRGTEVVLASAMKRGVSRFLHCSTESILFPYSNLNGTPAEEALQPADAMPGAYTRSKSLAEHHAAKAAAAGFPLVIGTPTMPIGAADHNLTPPTAMLWYFLQKKVQPHLDFLVNLVDVRDVAMGLVLAMERGRAGQRYILGGDCVRLGQILRMMSAMSGRRQFPVVVPGRIAEFSGILLEYLSDHVTRRPPNGTAEGVRIALAASDLSIGKARTELGYAPRPIEPVLHETITHLLARNGQQPSDAIKHHALSSRAS from the coding sequence ATGACTCTCGTCCTGGTTACCGGTGGCAGTGGTTTCATCGGACAGCATCTCGTCGAAGCGCTCCGCGCCCGTGGGCAGCGGGTGCGCGTGCTCGACGTCCGGCCGCCGGCCGCGGCGAGCGCGGACGTTGAATATGCGCAGGGATCGGTGCTGGATAGTGGCGCGGTCGATGCCGCGGTTGCCGGCGTCGATCAGGTCTACCATCTCGCCGGCCTGCCCGGCATGTGGGTCGCCGACAAGCAGGCCTTCCACGACGTCAATTACCGCGGCACCGAGGTGGTGCTCGCATCCGCGATGAAGCGCGGCGTGTCGCGCTTCCTGCACTGCTCGACGGAATCGATCCTGTTTCCCTATTCGAACCTCAATGGCACGCCCGCCGAAGAGGCTCTGCAGCCGGCGGACGCGATGCCCGGCGCCTATACGCGCTCGAAGTCGCTCGCCGAACATCACGCCGCGAAGGCTGCGGCCGCGGGCTTCCCGCTCGTGATCGGCACGCCGACCATGCCGATCGGCGCCGCCGACCACAATCTGACGCCGCCGACCGCGATGCTGTGGTACTTCCTGCAGAAGAAGGTGCAGCCGCATCTCGACTTCCTGGTCAATCTCGTCGACGTCCGCGACGTCGCCATGGGCCTGGTGCTGGCGATGGAGCGCGGCCGCGCCGGCCAGCGCTACATCCTCGGCGGCGATTGCGTCCGGCTCGGCCAGATCCTGAGGATGATGTCCGCGATGAGCGGCCGCCGGCAGTTTCCGGTCGTCGTTCCCGGCAGGATCGCCGAGTTCTCCGGCATCCTGCTCGAATATCTCTCCGATCACGTCACGCGCCGGCCGCCGAACGGCACCGCCGAAGGCGTGCGCATTGCGCTTGCCGCGAGCGATCTTTCGATCGGCAAGGCGCGCACCGAGCTCGGCTATGCGCCGCGCCCGATCGAGCCGGTGCTGCACGAAACCATCACCCATCTGCTCGCCCGCAACGGCCAGCAGCCCTCCGACGCCATCAAGCATCACGCGCTGTCCTCGCGCGCGAGCTGA
- a CDS encoding DUF962 domain-containing protein, whose translation MLHETEMAGYFQRQLADYVEYHRDPWNCVMHVVGILLLFTGATLPLTLVHFQIFGIEVSLAVILALPVLVYWLMLDAGIGLGILAAMIVLLSVATAIGNQVSLAIMWSIFAVLIGSGIASQIVGHRVFEERQPSMVDHPTHFLLGPMFVMAKLFIALGFRRDLAAILAPLPTSSLSTR comes from the coding sequence GTGCTGCACGAGACCGAGATGGCTGGCTATTTTCAACGCCAACTGGCGGATTATGTCGAATACCACCGCGATCCCTGGAATTGCGTGATGCATGTGGTCGGCATTCTCCTGCTCTTCACCGGTGCGACGCTGCCGCTGACGCTGGTCCATTTCCAGATATTCGGGATCGAGGTGAGCCTGGCGGTGATTTTGGCCCTGCCGGTGCTGGTATATTGGCTGATGCTGGACGCCGGGATTGGCCTCGGCATCCTCGCGGCGATGATCGTGCTGCTTTCGGTCGCAACCGCAATCGGCAATCAGGTCTCGCTCGCCATCATGTGGTCGATTTTTGCGGTGCTGATCGGGTCTGGTATCGCATCGCAGATCGTCGGCCACAGGGTATTTGAGGAGCGGCAGCCGTCAATGGTCGACCACCCCACCCATTTCCTGCTTGGACCGATGTTCGTCATGGCAAAATTATTCATTGCACTGGGTTTTCGTCGCGATCTCGCTGCGATTCTCGCGCCTCTTCCGACCAGCTCCCTTTCAACCCGATAG
- a CDS encoding OmpA family protein, producing MRATGLTTSRIGIALGSFLGLALLAGAAAGQTAPPTRDDIVGKLNHFEEAAEVDIPALKQQVMERAKARIKNDPGPVNRPLIAPDLAKLPTFTAQIQFDADTPIIQPDSYQTVGRLADALVHASLLPYTFLIVGHVESNTKTREANAILSQRRADAIRDVLVNTFKISTKRLQPIGLGEEQLLDRARPTSAVNGQLQILTFAKLPEDEPARPAAAPAPATKKPARKH from the coding sequence ATGCGCGCGACCGGGCTTACCACCTCCCGAATTGGCATCGCTCTCGGTAGCTTTCTTGGTCTTGCTTTGCTCGCGGGCGCCGCAGCCGGGCAGACGGCTCCGCCGACCCGCGACGACATCGTCGGCAAGCTCAATCATTTCGAGGAGGCCGCCGAGGTCGATATTCCCGCGCTGAAGCAGCAGGTGATGGAGCGGGCCAAGGCCAGGATCAAGAACGATCCGGGGCCGGTGAACCGTCCGCTGATCGCGCCCGACCTCGCCAAGCTACCCACCTTCACCGCGCAGATCCAGTTCGACGCCGACACGCCGATCATCCAGCCGGACTCCTACCAGACCGTCGGCCGGCTCGCGGACGCGCTGGTGCACGCCTCGCTGCTGCCCTACACGTTCCTGATCGTCGGCCATGTCGAATCCAATACGAAGACACGAGAGGCCAATGCGATCCTGAGCCAGCGCCGGGCGGACGCGATCCGCGACGTGCTGGTGAACACGTTCAAGATTTCGACCAAGCGGCTTCAGCCGATCGGGCTGGGCGAGGAGCAGTTGCTCGATCGCGCCCGGCCGACCTCCGCGGTCAATGGCCAGCTGCAAATCCTCACCTTTGCCAAGCTGCCCGAGGACGAGCCGGCGCGCCCCGCTGCGGCACCCGCGCCCGCGACGAAAAAGCCCGCCAGGAAACATTGA